From Deltaproteobacteria bacterium:
TCAAAATGATAACTAGATCTGCTGATTTAAACAGTGTTGCTCGGTATCTGGGCTGATATTCTAAGCTTGTTCCACCTGTAGTGAGACGCTACTCTTAACTGAAGAATAACACGGTCGTATCACACATTCAGGAGCCTTGAGGCTTCACGCTGGAGTATGTTCATGAGCGACCCCAAGACTGGAACCCTTGCCATACAAACGTTGGCCATGCCGGCTCATACGAATGCGAATGGAGACATTTTTGGAGGCTGGTTAGTCTCGCAGATGGACCTTGCAGCAGGGGTCATTGCAAAACAGTTTTCACGCGGTCGCGTGGTGACCATTGGTATCGAGAAAATGGCTTTCCATGAGCCGGTCCACGTGGGTGACGTGGTGTCTTGCTTTGCACACTTAATTCGAAGTGGGACCACATCAATGACCATAAAGGTTGAGACT
This genomic window contains:
- a CDS encoding acyl-CoA thioesterase translates to MSDPKTGTLAIQTLAMPAHTNANGDIFGGWLVSQMDLAAGVIAKQFSRGRVVTIGIEKMAFHEPVHVGDVVSCFAHLIRSGTTSMTIKVETWCIHPVTGAERKVTGGEFTFVAIDDHGRKRNLPT